The Dendropsophus ebraccatus isolate aDenEbr1 chromosome 3, aDenEbr1.pat, whole genome shotgun sequence genomic interval ATAAGGAATGAGGACCCTGCTCGGAAGAGCTTTTGACTTACATTCCACAACATTTGATGGCAAAATTTATGTTCAGATTGTCAACACCAATACCTATGTTACACACATTTAGTGACAGCAGCTTGGGAGCACTTAGATCTCCAGCTAGGGCTACACAGACTTTGTCGCACTACAAATTGATTTTAACTATTGGAGTGACTGAGATGTATGTATTCTTGAGGACTGCAAGGAACTTGACTACTGGCTGTtggaggagttggatgcagccctagggagtcctggaaaacattgatatagccaaaggctgtatccatgttttcccagcagccctagggctgtattGAACTTCTCTAGCCACCAGGATTCCAATGTTAGATATTCCTCAAGTTCGCTGCAGTCCATACatctcaactagagatgagcgaacctggagcatgctcgagtcgatccgaacccgaactttcagcatttgattagcggtggatgctgaagttggataaagccctaaggctatgtggaaatcctggatatagtcattggctgtatccatattttccagacaaccatagagctttatccaagttcagcagccccagctaatcaaataccgaacgttcggattgactcgaacccagttcgctcatctctaatctcaacCACTCAATTGTTAAAATCAATTTGCAGTGTTACAGAGCTGCAGCGTTTCCCTAGCCATAAGGAGACCTATATAAATATGTATTGTTTTGCTACTTACACGTTCCCCGAAGAGGAAAATTCAGAGCTGTGGCACTTTTCCAGTTTCTTCTCAATGATAACAACTTCTTCAGGCCTGGGGGCTTCGTATTTGGCCACCAGTATTTTAAGTCCTATAACCAGTTATTAAAAGCAAATTAAATTAGACAGtaatgttatataatatacacactttacaattctaagggcacacagacaatacagaaaaATTGATTGGCGattgcgattggctgagcacagttatgctcaggaCGCTCAGACATTCGGCCGGGCCTTCCGAAGACTACATagaagactgaagatcggagacgagtcggcatgtgacaggtatgtatagcgcaccacacttccgggtacacgggcggggctggtaggacacggggaagggggccattaacagacataacatacatttcaaagttttataactttgtaatgtgtgttattctgtgaataattgtttaccgccgcactacttCTTTAATACACATTTGTACACACCCAGATTTTTAATAATGTGCCAAGACGCCTGCTTTACTATTGTATTATAGTGCTATTTTCCCCTATAGGCTTTACAGAGCCACCGTACTAAAACACATAGAATGTAGAGGAAAGTCTGCATCTAACAAGGCTAAGAACAAGGACTATAACCTATTAAAAAATAGGTTATTATTGCAACTGCTTATATATTAGCTTGATATGTCAAAAGGTTTGATTGATTGGGGTGCTTGACATTGCATAGACCCACTATAGAATCTGTTGTGTGCACTAACTACTGAGACAGGGGAAAAACACTAAGCCAAACActttttaaagtgttcctgtatttatatattaaaaaaaaaaaaaaaaaaaaaaaaaggaggacccCCATGGTCTCTGTCTGTTTTAGTAACTATCTATATTTCACATTAAATAATTATAGCTATTAATAATTATGTcacatcttttcttatagctctgtagTTGTTGACTAGCAATGTCAGCTTCGATTGGATAGTTTCGGACAGTATAGGGGCACAACCCCAAGCGGCAACACACAGTtggcacatttctagtaaatgcTGATAAGAGGCACAACCCAAAGCTAAAAGGTGCTTAATAATTACATAATAGGGAACGTGGCTTTTCTAAAGTGTacctgcattttggaaaaacttttgacgtcatagagacacgtcaaaagttttgagcagTTTAGAATAGAACAAATCAGGAGAATGAAcaggagaaaaggaaaaaaagattcaggctcataatgtaagtctatggagcccaactttttttttccttacacagAGTAGGGAGAGGAGGCGCTGTAGCACGGTCTTCTCGCTCGGTAAAGGTGCGAACACcgagacctggaccaatcaaaactctagacatgtcaaaagtttttataaaacGACAGGAACACCAAGTGTAAAACTGAGAATATTCCAACAGTCAGGACTGGACCATTATGGGTGTGCCTGGAATGCTCAATGgacctaagggtccattcacacagaaagattatattcaaagatttgaagccaaagccagaaacagactatgaacagagatcaggcTTTCCTGCCTGagattttcctcttttcaaatccattcctggctttggctttaaatatttggcagataatacttctgtgtaaatggaccccaaggCTGTCAGGTGTAACTTACAGGTGAGAACAGTCAAAACTGACTACGTTGGAAAATATGATCtaaatccattaaaggggtagtgcggtgtaaagcatttattcactaaagaacacacattacaaagttattcaactttgtaatgtgtgttatataagtgaatgccccctttcccatgtttccccccaccctcgctagacctggaagtgtggtgcattatacttacaaaATCGCTGTCGACCataatggcggctgagcagctgatgactagCTGGAGGGGGGCCGACATGAGGTAGGGCTGGAGCGGgccggctggcctcctgaagataacGTGTTCGTCCCAagacggccggggtcgacaggGATTCCGTAAGTAAAATgcatcacacttccaggtctagcgtgggtgggggaaacatgggaaaggggggcattcacttatataacacacattacaaagtttgtgtatatataactttgtaatgtgtgttatttagtgaataaatgctttacactgcactacccctttaaagggcaaaTGCAGGAGAAGACACATACATATGAAAAGGTAACTAACATACGTCTCATTCCATCCAGTAAGTAAGCCATGGTTTCTCTATTCTCCTTTAGTGACAGACACTCCAATAAATAACTAGAACATAAGAATCAGATGTATTAATACAGGCTGCTAAGTGGAACAAGCACAATACTGACAAGAATTTACAGTCACAATTTTCTTTGTACCTTTCCATATTAATTCCTGCTCTAGACGCACTGGATAAAACCGCTGTTAGAGCTATTATCGATGGTGTGAACAGCAGGCAGGCGTCAGTCAGTGCAACCCGCTGCAAGAAGTCATCAGAGTTTTTTCTCAACGTTTCAGGATTGTCCAGAATTGGGTATCGAGTCTGAAAAGAAACAGCTGAGGTATTAGCTGTATTGATAACTTTACAGTTACTATTCATCATACCCATCTGGTGTGAACAAGGCCCAATCCATATGTTGTGTAAATAGCAAAGCAACATGAGCTACACTGTTTTCTTAGAAACAATGTTGTTGATAAGAGTAAAAATCCAAGAAAAGACACTCAGGGTTAGTGATGCCCCATTAAGGATTATTCTTATTATCATCATCAATAGGATATGCAATTACTTTATGACTAGTGGTGTGTCGGACCTCTGAATAAAGAGGTTGCACCCCTGCTGTTTTACAAACAGTGTGAcgattttgctgttttttttttttaataatatttatttcatATTATTATGTATATGAGTTTCTCTGGTGTTtttcaggttaaaaaaaagtgtgtgtggggtgggggggtgggggggacccaAAACGCAACAAACCATAACACTCTGTAGGATTTCTATTTTGTGTTTTATATTTTAGCATAGGCTTATACTGATATCTGGCCACAACTTTtgactgaaaaaaagaaaacatggcatttaaaaaaaacaatcatcatcatcatagatCACTACAAACGCCATATCCCAAATTTGAGATAACTGATACTGGAGCAAGTGGTTTGATACAATTGCAGAGTAAATGAGTGTACGCGTTTACCCGGATAGGGGAAAACTCTCCAAATCAttgcaaatatatataaaacaataaagaagctatgttTCCATCTCCCCCGGTATCTCCTGCAGACAATCCTGCCTACATTTCCAAGGCGAATTCGACGagcgcactcagccaatcactggctgagataggagccagtgattggctgagatggcTGTCACCCCCTAAAAAGCGTGCGTCTGTGGTGGAGGCGGAATAGTCTCTGTGGAACACCGCAGCCCAATAGGAGGATaccgggggagcacagagaggcaaGTATAGCTTCTTTAATGTTTTACATATACTTGCAACCATACATATATTTCCTatttgaattacccctttaaagggaaccaatcacatgaAAAATCGATATAAAGGCAATAATATGTGCTTATATCCCCTCTAACACACTTCCCACACATCTATAGCAGCTGCCccacacaccccaaaatcatactttgatcttgtccccGCCGTATGCAAATCCcaggaaggtagtcatgtgggcgtttgTTCAGATCAAGTAGTCACGGCCTCGgggggcggggtatcgctgtaatcacgcctctatgggcgtcATACACAGCCCCCTGACACTGCATCATCACAGGGGGCGGTGCCTGGGACTGTGTAACAGATACAGCACAGCTATCCTCCCTGCACTCTATGTGTGAAGCAGcttctcatacaggcagctgctgctgtactcaGCGTCTCTGTATGAAGGATCTTAGCCCAGCTGAAGCCAGCACAAGCCACAGCAGTGTTATTCTTTTGCTGGTGGCTACACAAGGGTTAAAATCCTTCATTCCAGGACgctcctatcccccctccccctcctctccttccacATGTGCCTCTGGTGCCGGTCTGTGACATTCAGCGATGCTCTCAGAGagggagagaagagacagagagtGCCGCagccacacagccacacaggaggaggacgggtcatagaagaggagggggcagctGCTGTCACAGGACATGGAGCAGCACAAAAGAACATGTGGAAGGAGAGCAGGGGGGATAGGAGCGTCCTGGAATGAAGGATTTTAACCCTTGTGTAGCCACCAGCAAAAGAACAACACTGCTGTGGCTTGTGCTGGCTTCAGCTGGGCTAAGATCCTTCATACAGAGACGctgagtacagcagcagcagcctgtatgAGAGGCCGGGTCACACACATACAAAGTGCAGGGAGGATAGGCAGCCGCTGTGCTGTATCTCAGTTACACAgtcccaggccccgccccctatgatgatgcagtgacaggggctgtgtatgacgcccatagaggcgtgattacagcgataccccgcccccCGAGGCCGTAACTACTTGATCTGAAcaaacgcccacatgactaccttcctgGGATTTGCATACGGCggggacaagatcaaagtatgattttggggtgtgtgAGGCAGGGGCAGCTGCTGTAGAtacatgtgtgggaagtgtgtTAGAGGGGGTATAAGCACATATTATTGCCTTTATATCGATTTTtcatgtgattggttccctttaagccaaatAACAGTTACCTTCATATCAATTAAATATCCTTCAAATGGTCGATATGGATTGTGCACTATGAGGTGAAAATTCAGCTGTTGGATAAGCAGCAATTCATATTCCAAGATCTGTTCCAGGAGATTTTCTTGAGTCGCTGGGTTTTCTGGTAGGTTACCCACAAACTGGACACTGGATACATTAAATTCATCTACTTTACAAGCCAGGAACGCACAGGTCAACCTAGAAACACACCAAATATTATGGCACATCAGGCAGTAGTCATGAAAAATCACACCAACAGgaaaagtctaagggccctattagacgaaacgataatcggccctatcctgCCGATTAACAACACCCTAACTTATTTATTAATGTATATCCTAAAGATAATAAAGCAACCATTAGAATGcaaaatatatacagtgctgcAACATCCAGGTAGTAAGCCAGTAAGGCTCCACATTCACTGCTATCTGCAGCTGCCTACAGGAAAAGAGCACAATGCTTTATAAATGATTGCCATCAGTGGAAAGGATTAGAGTAGAtttgtcttaaagtgtcactgtcgttattacttttaaaatctaaaacagtagatgtgatataaagcaagtttgcaatttacattcattatttttttctagtTGTCATGGAAAACATAGTACTTCATCTTTTCTGACTctctttctcaaaaaacaggaagtcctgtgtatcccaaggccatctgagcgctcacagagagaaggcagtcatgtcattgatggacatattgagcagtgactctctgtactggccggaattcctgtgcttaggctaggttcacactgcgttttcagcatccgtttaacgcatccgttttttacaaaaaacgcatgaaaaacggattgcaaaaaacggattcatttgtgtgcatccgtttttccattgacttccattattaaaaaaaacggatccgttttttttggcggaccaaaaaatgttgctgaccctatttttctggacgttgaaaaaaacggatctgttaaacggatgctgaaaacgcagtgtgaacctagccttagtctgtttttttttttaaccagcacaagtcagaaaatctgccttcaggagactggacctggatttctggtaagttcggcTTTGTATTTCAGCATaataacagcaaaaaaataatgaatgtatattgcaaacttgctttatttcacatctactgttgatattgaaagttacactttaaagctGGACTAGCCTTTTATATGTTCTggattatatatctatatcatcagCGCTTACATTATTATGTGTGGATGGTGCTCCATGACTGAGTTATTGAGGTAAAATCGCTTGAAGTACATACAGGCTGTACCCTAGAAGAAAAATAACACAGAATCGACAGGTTTGGATTACATCTTACATTCATTTCATGCTAAAATCTGGATTCTTTTTATATAATGGAGGAGTCCTCATATGTTTTCTGTGTTCATAAAAGTCttcatttatttttgttatttaaaaaaaaaaagcttcttccTGAGCTATACACTTAACAAAAAGGATAGTTGTGATAAATGAGGCCATTTCCATCTCAGACACATACAGCAGGGTCCAATTTAGGGATTCTTACCGATGTAGAGAATGTGAGTCCCatggatgtaaaaaaaaacaaaacattttttccaGGACTTTTTACTGATTGTCTTtcttcagggtccatttacaccgaaagattatctgccaaagatttgaagccaaagccagaaatagatttgagaagatgagaaatctcaggctttcctttatgacttgatctctgtttatagtctgcttttggctttggcttcaaatctttggcagataatctgtcacataatctttctgtgtaaatggaccctcagaataaaccatcaatatctgatcattAGGGATCTGACACCtggcaccccaccaatcagctgcatTATCTACTTATGCTGAGACCAGTGCCAGCCTCCTACTGGCTCTCATCTCCTATTCAATTCATTGGTAGGACTGCAAGGTAAATTACCTTGGATAAACCActgataaagtaaaaaaaaaaaaaaaaaaaaaaagggaaaacccctttaagttcacccAAGTGTAAAAGTTCTTTGACCCTGATCCTGCTTACCAGTACAGATTTAGGCATGGCAGGCTTGAAGACATTGCAGAAATCCACCAGCTTCTTCTCATAATGTTTACAAATGGTTAACTCTTCAATGGGGTCCAGGTTAAATACATCATAGAGATGAGCCTGCAATTTAAGTGTGGGAGAATGTTATTACTGAACCTGTGACACGATGTACACAACAAGGTTCACGACACCTCTTCTCCTTACACCACACATTATTCCAGATGACAGCGGCAGTGGGGACTGAATGGGGcagaagagatatatatatatatatatatatatacacacacaccaatccaAACAACGTGGCAGCACTCCATAATGTATCTTCAGTGATTTATTATCTCATAAAGGCAAATAGCAGCAACGTTTTAGACGTTTCAAACGTTGCACGAAGGACCCTTAGTGCTGTGGTTGGCACCCACTCAACATTTGTTTTTCATCCGAGTGCTGTggacttatatattttttttttttcattgtgcaGGTAAAGGAGTATCCCATTCATCTACAAAATAGGGGGATGGTGTGTGTCCAACTGTAAGGGATAAACTGCTAAAAGAAAAATAAGCAACTGTGAGCCTATTCATATTAGCACAAGAATATAagcacactgccccctactgtCAGTCCGTGTAACCAGCACAGCAGGCGTCCTGTAAGAACACActtcagcaaccaatcagatcaccgCCTTTACTTTACAAAATGAAAGcaggcatctgattggttgctataggaattACTAACTTGTTATTAAGTGTGAGATTCCGTCTGACTacatgagctctgctacatcagctgcaGTCCAGTACAATGCGCGGTGCCCCTCAGGTACACACACGGTCCCGCACCTGCCCCGTCGCTCGTATCCGCGCCCGGCAGCGGTTGTTAGCCTGGACCCGGAGCCGCTGCAGCTCGTCCTCGCTGGAGAAGGTCCAGTGCGTCCTCTGCGTGCTGTTATGATACATGTTTCAGTCTCCTCTGCTGCGCACACATTATACGTCATCACGTCAAATCCTGAGTCCCTGACGTGCTAGCTTTCCAACAATGTGGGCGGgactgttttgtgtgtttttttttttataaactttatTGAAACTGTATTCAAGCATCACAACAACAGAGGTCAGCGGCTACAGTCCCAGTGCTCTGCACAGACTTACATCATATGCATATAGCATGGCTGGCCTGGGCCAGGGAACACAGTTACCAGTCCACTGGCTGTCATGTTTGCTGGGCAGGATAGAATTAACAAAAACTCTAACATAAAATCACAGATTAGACACTTCCCTTAATGAACAAATAAAGGAGAACTCAACATAaggaaaacatgttttctattaaaagttaaatatatgtgtctatacaatgtattaccgtatctatgcggttctgccacactggtagctgatagaaatccaggaagtgaaaaaaaatggcctctgtgccaatgcaccttgtctcctgctccttctgctatcccaccttaggagacaaatattccatgtctctgtctcacattgtgtgtgtttgctgagcacaggctgatgatgcagacagggggcagggcgtgatgtccaaggaggcttggctggatccccccaatcccctgagtgattcaccatctctgaccggccagaagcaggtgctgcaatttCGCTGATtatgcaaaactctgcagtgaaattagggctgtgttcacacaagtggcgaattcacaaaaattatgtagtaacacaattacatgatgctaaacggcagagagtatCAGAGCCGGCacagccaatcccacctggacaaaaaacaaggtaTAAAGAGTatttcccatgtaagataatattggataaagtccttattgtggggttcaactgtaccaccaggcccaggctgaagcactagaggcaggcccatccacccttagtgggaggaaaccctagcccttcTATCagggttccattaattctaatggagtcacatcatggaggggctggagtttcttcccactgggggtgggtcggcccacctccagtgcttcagcctgggcctggtggtacagtcactttaaagataaaagatgcttgatcataatatgtgcgtggatatggaaagaaaaaaataataatttaaaaagttctttactttattccaatattagcattataggtagagaatacagtgtgctgtgtgatgttacagttagagaatacagcgtgctgtgtggtgttacaggtagagaatacagcgtgctttgtggtgttacaggtagagaatacagtgcgctgtgtggtgttacaggtagagaatacagtgtgctgtgtggtgttacaggtagagaatacagcatgctgtgtggtgttacagatagagaatacagtgtgctgtgtggtgttacaggtagagaatacagcgtgctgtgtggtgttacaggtagagaatacagcgtgctgtgtggtgttacaggtagagaataaagtgagctgtgtggtgttacaggtagagaatacagtgggctgtgtggtgttacaggtagagaatacagtgtgctgtgtggtgttacaggtagagaatacagtgtgctgtgtggtgttacaggtagagaatacagagtgctgtatggtgttacaggtagagaatagagcgtgctgtgtggtgttacaggtagagaatacagcgtgctgtgtagtgttacaggtagagaatacagcgtgctgtgtagtgttacaggtagagaatacagcgcactgtgtggtgttacaggtagagaatacaatgtgctgtgtggtgttacaggtagagaatacagtgtgctgtgtggtgttacaggtagagagtacagtgtgctgtgtggtgttacaggtgagaatacagtgtactgtgtggtgttacaggtggagaatacagcgtgctgtgtggtgttacaggtagagaatacagtgtgctgtgtggtgttacaggtagagaatacagggtgctgtgtggtgttacaggtagagaatacagcgtgctgtattggtgggacaacaatgaaatgataaagtaatgcaaacaattcagtaacacaatgaaactgcaatgtgtgaacacagcctagatgttctgcaatagatttgagGGAATGTGCAGGCTGGGGgaatgtgatgaacagctgaggcaaagcaatgcattctggaacctgtagtactgtgtacaactgctcaaccaggaagtgcagaaacacaaaacagaacaaaaccccccaaacaaatggattttttgtaattttaaaaactgggatagataggtaagtaatgctatttgcttctgcagaagtttaatttttttaacctctacctggagttccccttcaaaGTCACAGCTGAGATGCTGAGATGCCGCCATGCCATACCAccactgctacagtggtagttacgcccctggtctcAGTacacagaccctgaccaatcaaaacttgacatttaaaatggtttttttttttaaggctaggATCACACTTCCATCAGAAAGTCTGTTTAGTGCCACAGAACAGAGCTGGATGTTTATGAAGAGAAACTAACTGCAGATGAATACTTGAGAGATCCAATTCACTTCATTGGGGTCTGTCAGTTTTTCGCCTGGTGCCCATTTATTTAGCAGAATTCCAGTGGACAAGAAATTACtgcttgcaatgtttttttttttgtccaccaAGATCTGGcaaaataaatatacagtggtgccttggattagacttagtaatccaaatctactcttaaaccaaagcaaattttcccataagaaatcactgatatgcagacaattggttccacacacccacaaaattaatttttattctgATTAAaagtttactgtacagtatagcaatcagcatgtggagtataatgtatagtaagggcataaacctggaaaaacagcagcagtttgtagatactgaatggagatgcagatcctcataatgcagtagcgtagtacaacagattAGCTAgattagagaagcagggctgctgtcagaggtctgtgtggtcacatgacagcaatggggtgcgtgttcagcatggaccaatcaggaaatgaaaatcacagagctgtgcaggaggacagtgacagagactgtgagtgcaggcacaatataacagtagtgtgtatagccgagtgtaagtgtaggcacagtatagcagcggtgtgtatagctgagtgccaaatgggagtatctgtgccctaactttgcaccacccctccatccctccgccccaccctcttcatcattaggaatgctccaggcagattgtctcctattcgtcagctgtgtcagcacggcacatgggttggatcgttacgacacctgtgcaatgttcagcatggggaaaatgttccagtggc includes:
- the CCNH gene encoding cyclin-H is translated as MYHNSTQRTHWTFSSEDELQRLRVQANNRCRARIRATGQAHLYDVFNLDPIEELTICKHYEKKLVDFCNVFKPAMPKSVLGTACMYFKRFYLNNSVMEHHPHIIMLTCAFLACKVDEFNVSSVQFVGNLPENPATQENLLEQILEYELLLIQQLNFHLIVHNPYRPFEGYLIDMKTRYPILDNPETLRKNSDDFLQRVALTDACLLFTPSIIALTAVLSSASRAGINMESYLLECLSLKENRETMAYLLDGMRRLKILVAKYEAPRPEEVVIIEKKLEKCHSSEFSSSGNVRKRKGYEDDGYISKKPKTEEEDWSDDDLVDSL